In Polaromonas sp. JS666, one genomic interval encodes:
- a CDS encoding cysteine desulfurase, which translates to MNAPVNAKELTARASAPETVLAVARLRQDFPILHRTVHGKPLVYLDNAATSQKPQYVIDCEARYYAELNANIHRGVHSLSQQATEAYEAARDTVQRFIHAARREEIVFVRGTTEAINLVAASYGQRLRPGDEILITEMEHHSNIVPWQLLCERTGAVLRVAPIDDAGELRLDEFERLLGPATRIVALTQLSNALGSINPVQRLVALAHAVGAVVLVDGAQAVAHLPVDVQALDCDFYAFSGHKLYGPTGIGVLYGKAALLDAMPPWQGGGDMIREVTFARTTYNDLPYKFEAGTPHIAGGIALGAAIDYVGMVGLPAIAAHEHALLAYATEQAAGMAGLRLIGTARDKASILSFTVEGVHPHDVGTILDDEGVAVRAGHHCAMPVMAHFGVPATVRASFALYNTVEEVDVLLRAIRRAQEVFG; encoded by the coding sequence ATGAACGCCCCAGTGAATGCGAAAGAACTGACTGCACGCGCCAGCGCGCCCGAGACAGTCCTGGCAGTGGCGCGGCTGCGGCAGGATTTCCCCATCCTGCACCGGACCGTGCACGGCAAGCCCCTGGTCTACCTGGACAACGCGGCCACCAGCCAGAAGCCGCAGTACGTGATCGACTGCGAGGCGCGCTACTACGCCGAGCTGAACGCCAACATCCACCGCGGCGTGCACAGCCTGAGCCAGCAGGCGACCGAGGCCTATGAGGCGGCACGCGACACGGTGCAGCGCTTCATCCATGCAGCCCGCCGCGAGGAAATCGTGTTCGTGCGCGGCACCACCGAGGCGATCAACCTGGTGGCGGCGAGCTACGGCCAGCGCCTGCGGCCCGGCGACGAAATCCTGATCACCGAGATGGAGCACCACTCCAACATCGTGCCATGGCAGCTGCTGTGCGAGCGCACGGGCGCGGTGCTGCGCGTCGCGCCCATCGACGACGCCGGCGAGTTGCGCCTCGATGAGTTCGAGCGCCTGCTGGGCCCGGCGACACGCATCGTCGCGCTCACGCAGCTGTCGAACGCGCTCGGCAGCATCAACCCGGTGCAGCGCCTCGTCGCGCTTGCCCATGCGGTGGGGGCGGTGGTGCTGGTCGATGGCGCCCAGGCGGTGGCCCACCTGCCGGTTGACGTCCAGGCGCTCGACTGCGATTTCTACGCCTTCTCCGGCCACAAGCTCTACGGCCCGACCGGCATCGGCGTGCTCTACGGCAAGGCGGCGCTGCTGGACGCCATGCCGCCCTGGCAGGGCGGCGGCGACATGATCCGCGAGGTCACCTTCGCCCGGACGACATACAACGACCTGCCGTACAAGTTCGAGGCCGGCACCCCGCATATCGCGGGCGGCATCGCCCTGGGGGCGGCGATCGACTATGTGGGCATGGTGGGTTTGCCCGCCATCGCCGCCCACGAACACGCGCTGCTGGCCTACGCCACCGAACAGGCGGCCGGAATGGCCGGCCTGCGCCTCATCGGCACCGCCCGGGACAAGGCGAGCATCCTGTCGTTCACCGTGGAGGGCGTGCACCCGCACGATGTCGGCACCATCCTCGACGACGAGGGGGTGGCGGTGCGCGCCGGCCACCATTGCGCCATGCCGGTGATGGCGCATTTCGGCGTGCCCGCCACGGTGCGCGCCTCGTTCGCCCTCTACAACACAGTGGAAGAAGTGGATGTGCTGCTGCGCGCGATCCGCAGGGCGCAGGAGGTATTTGGCTGA
- a CDS encoding SUF system Fe-S cluster assembly protein, which produces MNIFDLIHQAKEAVAPPPAAPAATPPVTGLQARVIEALRGVFDPEIPVNIYDLGLVYGLDVDEALGKVHIRLTLTAPGCPVAQTFPEVVGSTVDGVPGVNEVEVELVWQPPWSKGMMSEAARLQLGLL; this is translated from the coding sequence ATGAACATTTTCGATTTGATACACCAGGCCAAGGAGGCCGTTGCCCCGCCCCCTGCTGCGCCCGCTGCCACGCCCCCCGTCACGGGCTTGCAGGCGCGCGTGATCGAGGCCCTGCGAGGCGTGTTTGACCCGGAAATCCCGGTCAACATCTACGACCTGGGCCTCGTCTACGGTCTGGACGTGGACGAGGCCTTGGGCAAGGTGCATATCCGCCTGACACTGACCGCCCCCGGCTGCCCGGTGGCGCAGACCTTTCCCGAGGTGGTCGGCAGTACCGTCGATGGCGTGCCCGGCGTGAACGAGGTCGAGGTCGAGCTGGTGTGGCAGCCGCCCTGGTCCAAGGGCATGATGAGCGAGGCGGCGCGCCTGCAACTGGGGCTGCTGTGA
- a CDS encoding non-heme iron oxygenase ferredoxin subunit gives MADWTDVAPADGFPPGSCRTVDVDGVPIAVFNVKGRYYAIEDLCTHEAETLSDGEVLDDIIVCPRHGAQFSLVTGEALSPPAYEAVPTFPVRVENGMVQVKDDRFD, from the coding sequence ATGGCCGACTGGACCGACGTCGCCCCGGCGGACGGCTTCCCGCCCGGCAGCTGCCGCACCGTGGACGTGGACGGCGTACCCATCGCCGTGTTCAACGTCAAAGGCCGCTACTACGCGATCGAGGACCTGTGCACCCACGAGGCCGAGACTCTGTCCGACGGCGAAGTGCTGGACGACATCATCGTCTGCCCGCGCCACGGCGCGCAGTTCTCGCTGGTCACCGGCGAGGCGCTGTCGCCGCCGGCCTACGAGGCGGTGCCGACCTTCCCGGTGCGGGTCGAGAACGGCATGGTGCAGGTGAAGGACGACCGCTTCGACTGA
- a CDS encoding PAS domain-containing sensor histidine kinase: protein MNRTGSCSITLSGTAQGIIDRKLPAEALCAGGMGDTPLRLLADAIPQIVWMMRADGRYTYFNRRWFDYCGLSLEESLDCGWPGLVHPDDGPRVAELWAQAFKSGETCEVEYRLRRADGVYRWMLGRAVVQYDAAGLTAHWLGTLTDIDDLKQAAVSLEKDLSMNRIAGRVARLGGWTIELPDRTLTWSDENCLIHDVAPGYQPTLEEGISYFLPEHRPIVIRYVQDCAEHGTPYEFVLPKLTAKGRRIWVRSIGEAVRDATGKIIRIQGAFQDISEQKEAEARTLALEAQLLTTLESITDGFFLIDREWKFTFVNGQAERMLKRRREDLMGHTLWQELPEAVGARIEREYRLAAQAQHTTRFEAFHQPLQTWFAFHVYPTEAGLAVYFQDITQRRAEQAQLRLLETAVSRLNDMVVITEAEAFSDAGPRIVFVNDAFERHTGYSREEAVGHTSALLWGPKTQQAELDRIRAAMKKWQAVRAEIVVYTKAGQELWLETEVAPIADESGRFTHWVAVERDITERRQQQEEILSLNGELEERVLLRTAQLAAANKEMESFAYSVSHDLRSPLNTIHGFSQLLAKAEAENISDKGKHYLDRIGVGVKEMGELIEGLLTLAQLSREQIKSEHVDLSAVARRIEQEHREREPQRQAQVLIQEGLCVQGDPRLLSAVLQNLLANAWKFTSRQSLTRIEVGCERGSDGDTVFFVKDNGVGFDMAFSHKLFGTFERLHSPGDFAGTGIGLATVKRVIDRHGGRVWAEGKLNEGAMFCFTLGQRSESAT, encoded by the coding sequence GTGAACAGGACAGGCAGCTGCTCGATAACTTTGTCAGGCACCGCGCAGGGCATCATTGACCGCAAGCTCCCCGCCGAGGCCTTGTGCGCGGGCGGCATGGGTGACACACCATTGCGCCTGCTGGCAGACGCAATACCCCAGATCGTCTGGATGATGCGGGCCGATGGCAGGTACACCTACTTCAATCGACGGTGGTTTGACTATTGCGGCTTGTCCCTGGAGGAGAGCCTGGACTGCGGCTGGCCCGGCCTCGTTCATCCCGATGACGGCCCGCGAGTTGCGGAACTTTGGGCGCAGGCATTCAAGAGTGGCGAGACCTGTGAGGTCGAATACCGTCTGCGCCGGGCCGATGGCGTCTATCGCTGGATGCTGGGCCGGGCGGTTGTGCAATATGATGCGGCGGGCCTGACGGCCCACTGGCTGGGTACCTTGACCGATATTGACGACCTGAAGCAGGCCGCTGTTTCTCTGGAGAAAGATCTCTCCATGAACCGCATCGCTGGCAGGGTTGCGCGCCTGGGGGGATGGACGATTGAACTGCCGGACCGCACGCTGACCTGGTCGGATGAAAACTGCCTGATTCACGACGTTGCGCCCGGCTATCAACCGACGCTGGAAGAGGGGATCAGCTACTTTCTCCCGGAGCATCGGCCGATAGTCATCCGTTATGTGCAGGACTGCGCGGAACATGGCACGCCTTACGAATTTGTGCTGCCCAAGCTCACCGCCAAGGGCCGGCGCATCTGGGTGCGGTCCATTGGCGAGGCAGTGCGTGATGCCACCGGAAAGATCATCCGCATTCAGGGGGCCTTCCAGGATATCTCGGAGCAGAAGGAGGCGGAAGCGCGCACGCTCGCGCTGGAGGCACAGCTCCTCACCACGCTGGAGAGCATCACCGACGGGTTTTTCCTGATCGACAGGGAATGGAAGTTCACCTTCGTCAACGGTCAGGCAGAGCGAATGCTCAAGCGCCGCCGGGAAGACCTGATGGGCCATACGCTGTGGCAGGAACTTCCCGAGGCCGTGGGCGCGCGCATCGAACGCGAATACCGCCTGGCGGCTCAAGCGCAACACACGACCCGCTTTGAGGCTTTTCATCAGCCGCTGCAGACCTGGTTTGCCTTCCACGTCTACCCCACCGAGGCGGGGCTCGCGGTTTACTTTCAGGACATCACCCAGCGGCGTGCAGAGCAGGCGCAGCTGCGCCTGCTGGAAACGGCGGTTTCGCGCCTGAACGACATGGTGGTCATCACGGAGGCTGAAGCCTTCAGCGATGCGGGTCCGCGGATTGTTTTTGTGAACGATGCCTTTGAGCGGCACACCGGCTACAGCCGGGAGGAGGCCGTTGGACATACCTCGGCGCTTCTGTGGGGGCCCAAAACGCAGCAGGCCGAACTGGACCGGATTCGCGCCGCGATGAAAAAGTGGCAAGCGGTACGCGCGGAAATTGTCGTTTACACCAAGGCCGGTCAGGAGCTCTGGCTGGAAACAGAGGTCGCGCCCATTGCCGACGAGTCCGGCAGGTTTACCCACTGGGTGGCCGTCGAGCGCGACATTACCGAGCGCCGGCAACAGCAGGAAGAAATTCTCAGTCTCAACGGCGAACTCGAGGAGCGGGTATTGCTGCGCACAGCCCAGCTCGCAGCGGCGAACAAGGAAATGGAGTCTTTCGCCTACTCCGTGTCCCATGACCTGCGCTCGCCCCTCAATACCATCCACGGATTCAGCCAGCTGCTCGCGAAGGCCGAAGCAGAAAATATCAGCGACAAGGGCAAGCACTACCTGGACCGGATTGGTGTCGGGGTCAAGGAGATGGGCGAGTTGATCGAGGGCCTGCTGACCCTGGCCCAGCTGTCCCGCGAGCAGATCAAGTCCGAGCATGTCGATCTTTCGGCAGTCGCCCGGCGGATCGAGCAGGAGCACCGGGAGCGGGAGCCGCAGCGCCAGGCGCAGGTGCTCATCCAGGAGGGCTTGTGCGTGCAGGGCGACCCCCGCCTGCTGTCGGCCGTGTTGCAAAACCTGCTGGCCAACGCGTGGAAGTTCACTTCCAGGCAGTCGCTGACGCGGATTGAGGTGGGCTGCGAGCGGGGCTCCGATGGCGACACCGTCTTTTTTGTCAAGGACAACGGTGTCGGATTTGACATGGCCTTCTCGCACAAGCTTTTTGGCACCTTCGAGCGCCTTCATTCACCGGGAGATTTCGCCGGGACCGGCATCGGGCTGGCCACCGTGAAGCGTGTCATCGACCGTCACGGCGGCCGTGTCTGGGCTGAAGGCAAATTGAACGAAGGCGCGATGTTCTGCTTTACCCTGGGTCAACGCAGCGAATCGGCAACCTGA
- the sufU gene encoding Fe-S cluster assembly sulfur transfer protein SufU: MSDLRDLYQELIVDHYRHPHNFGPLAGANRRAEGFNPLCGDRLTLYLQVVDGVIENARFEGSGCAISTASASLMTDALKGKTETEVENLFASFHALVAGGSDSPSTVALGKLEVLAGVREFPVRVKCATLAWHTLRAALREVSQPVSTE, encoded by the coding sequence ATGTCTGACTTGCGCGATCTGTATCAGGAACTCATCGTTGACCACTACCGCCACCCGCACAATTTCGGGCCACTGGCGGGGGCCAACCGCCGCGCCGAGGGTTTCAATCCGCTGTGCGGCGACCGGCTGACGCTTTACCTCCAGGTCGTGGACGGCGTGATCGAAAACGCCCGCTTCGAAGGCTCGGGCTGCGCCATTTCCACCGCCTCGGCATCGCTGATGACCGACGCCCTGAAGGGCAAGACCGAAACTGAGGTCGAGAACCTGTTCGCCAGTTTTCACGCGCTGGTGGCGGGCGGCAGCGACTCGCCATCCACGGTCGCGCTGGGCAAGCTGGAGGTGCTGGCCGGCGTGCGCGAATTCCCGGTACGGGTGAAATGCGCCACCCTGGCCTGGCATACGCTGCGCGCGGCGCTGCGCGAGGTCAGCCAGCCGGTTTCGACGGAGTGA